The Desulfonatronum sp. SC1 genome window below encodes:
- the gap gene encoding type I glyceraldehyde-3-phosphate dehydrogenase, translating into MSKIRVGINGFGRIGRQVLKSMWKYHRDVIEVVAVNDLFDIKTNAHLVAYDTSYGRFEPEVRVDGDTMLVGDDFQVTNFAERDPRLIPWASRKVDVVVECTGIFRTGPKAAMHIEAGAKKVIISAPAKEEDITIVMGVNEAAYDPAKHHIISNASCTTNCLAPVVKVVHEKYGISKGTMTTIHAYTNDQRILDLPHSDLRRARAAACNMIPTSTGAAKAVALVIPEMAGKFSGYSVRVPTPTVSLVDFVCELEKDTTTEDLLALFKAAAEGPLKGILGYSESPLVSSDFIGDPRSSIVEADFTMVQSGNMAKIYSWYDNEWGYSCRVGDLVTYMAEKGL; encoded by the coding sequence ATGAGCAAAATACGTGTCGGCATCAACGGCTTTGGCCGCATCGGACGGCAGGTTCTCAAATCCATGTGGAAGTATCATCGCGACGTCATCGAGGTCGTGGCGGTGAACGACCTGTTCGACATCAAGACCAACGCCCATCTCGTGGCCTACGACACCAGCTACGGACGCTTCGAGCCCGAAGTCCGCGTGGACGGCGACACCATGCTGGTGGGCGACGACTTCCAGGTCACCAACTTCGCCGAACGCGATCCCCGACTGATCCCCTGGGCCTCGCGCAAAGTGGACGTGGTGGTGGAGTGCACGGGCATCTTCCGCACCGGTCCCAAGGCCGCCATGCACATCGAGGCCGGAGCCAAGAAGGTGATCATTTCCGCACCAGCCAAGGAGGAGGACATCACCATCGTCATGGGTGTGAACGAGGCCGCCTACGACCCGGCCAAGCATCATATCATCTCCAACGCCTCCTGCACCACTAACTGCCTGGCCCCCGTGGTCAAGGTCGTGCACGAGAAGTACGGCATCAGCAAGGGCACCATGACCACCATCCACGCCTACACCAACGACCAGCGCATCCTTGACCTGCCACACTCCGACCTGCGCCGGGCCCGGGCCGCTGCCTGCAACATGATCCCCACTTCCACCGGCGCGGCCAAGGCCGTGGCCCTGGTGATTCCGGAAATGGCCGGCAAGTTTTCCGGCTACTCTGTCCGCGTGCCCACCCCCACGGTCTCCCTTGTGGACTTTGTCTGCGAACTGGAAAAGGACACCACCACCGAGGACCTGCTGGCTCTGTTCAAGGCCGCGGCCGAAGGCCCCTTGAAGGGCATCCTCGGCTATTCCGAATCTCCGCTGGTTTCCTCGGACTTCATCGGCGATCCGCGTTCATCCATCGTGGAAGCGGACTTCACCATGGTCCAGTCCGGCAACATGGCCAAGATCTACTCCTGGTACGACAACGAATGGGGCTATTCCTGCCGGGTTGGGGATTTGGTGACGTATATGGCTGAGAAGGGGTTGTGA